From the Candidatus Binataceae bacterium genome, the window GTTGGTTGCGATAAGCGGCACCCCGGCGGGCAGGGCCTTGTAGCACTTGCTTATCCAATAAAGCGTGAGCGGCAGCGCCCAGCGCCCGCCGATCGCGCCCGCCGAGCCGAGCAGCGGGCGGCAGGTGTCGATGTCAGGCAGGAAGCCCTGAAAGCGGCCCATCAGGACCAGCATGTCGGCGCCAGCGCGCAGCGCCTGCTCGGCGAGCGCGAGCGGGTCGGCGGTTTGCGCGCTAAGTTTGACGGTCAGCGCAACGGTGGTTGCCGCGCGCACCTGGCGGACATAGTCGTAAACGCTCTTGGCAGCAGTGACTTGGCGTATCGCAGCGCGCGCCGCCTCCCGTCCGTGCGGGGCGCTGAGATTAAGCTCGATCCAGCGCAAGCCCGCGGTCTCCATCGCGGCGGCGATTCGCGCGGCGGGCGCGGCATCGGCGACCGTGATGCTGCCCGCCACGAAGGCGTCGTGCGCGCGCGCTTCCTGATCCGCGCGCGCGACGATTTCGATCCACTGCTCGAGCGGCATCTGGACCAGGCCCGAGCGGCAGAAGAGCGAGGCGTCGGCGGGCGCGGCGTCCCACGGGGCAGGCCGCCACTTCGAGTCCAACAGCACGTATTCCGCGATATCGAGCTGGCGGGCAGCGGCCGGTGATTCGTTGACCGATTTGGCGATCACGGCGGAGGTTCCTGCCCGGAGCGCGGCACGGATCCCTTCGGCGCTCATCGTAAATTCTGAGGAGGCGCAGATAAGCGGGTTCTTGAGCCTGACGCGGCCCAAGTCGGTGGTCAGATCGATCATCGACAATCTCCTGGGGCTCAGCCGACGGGCGGGGCGGCAGTCAGTCGCTGAGATAGCCGGCTCCCTGTTGTGCAAATAGCCATGGGTGTCTGCAAACCCTGTACCTGTCGCATCTGATTTGTCAACTCGTGCTCTGGTGAAATAGCGTTCCTGTTGCGCGTCTTCCTTTCGCCGGTGCCACCGCTTGACATTGCGCCGGTGTCTGCCGTATACGAGCGGCAGAGCGTTCTTTGTGGGCAAAGTGTCTGCAAAAAGGAACGACACGAAGGCCTCCGCCCAGAGCCTTCAGGCCGCGGCGCGTATTCGCCCGCGCGGCACCGGACGCGGCTCGACTGTCGCGGTGGTCGAGCGGCTGGCGGCGATTTTCGGACTCTTTACCGGCGGCATGCCCGAGCTGCATCTGCGTCAAGTGGCGAGCGCGCTCGACCTCCAGCGCTCGACCGTCCATCGCTATTTGAACTCGCTCGTGCGTGCCGGCCTGCTGCGCCAGGTGCGCGTCAGCACCTACGGCCTCGGCCCCCTGCTTATCCAGCTTGGCGCGACTGCCGTGGGTGCGCTGCGCGTGGTCAATCTGGGCGAGGGCTACCTGAACCGGCTCTCCGAAGAGGCGGGCGAGACCGCCGTAATGAGCATCTGGGGCGGCCACGGGCCGGTGGTGGTGCGTTCGCGCGAGCCGCTGGGCAAGTTGGTGCAAATCCGGATCGCGGTCGGTTCGGCACTGCCGCTGGGCTCAGCGCAAGGGCAGATCTTCCTCGCGTGGCATCGCGACGCCAACGCCGTGCGCCGCCTGCTCGATCAGTTGCCGCCCGCCGCACGTGCTGAACTGATGCGCGAGGTCGAGACCGTGCGTCGGCGCAAGGTCGCGATCAGCGCGCACGTGGTCGAAGGTATCCGCACCGTCGCCGTGCCGGTCTTCGATCATGAGACGGTGGCGGCGACGCTCGCGTTCGTCGGCACCACGGCAGCGATCGCGGGCGATCCGAACTCCGGATTGGCCGCCGCGCTGCGCGAGGCCGCCGCGCAGCTATCGCATGAGCTCGGCCATGCCGGCGCTGAGGAACGTCCGGCAGCGGCGCCGCCCGCACAGGATAACGGCGGCGGCGCGACGGCGCCGGTCACGATGGGGCGGGCGTAAATGAACGACGCGCGGGAGGTCAATGCGTACGCGATTAGTCGGCTGCTCTACGACCTGCGGCGGCCGGAAAATCGCGAGGTGTGCCGCACTGATCCCCCGGGGTTCTACGCGCGTTACGCGGTGGGCGAGCGCGGGATGCGGCTTCTGGTCGAGCGCGACTGGCAGGGGCTGGTTGACGCCGGCGTCAGCATCTACCTGCTCACCAAGCTCGGCGCGACGCTCGGTGTGAGCCTCGTCGAGGTCGGCGCCGCCATGCGGGGGATGAACCAAGCGGAGTTCGAGCGCTTCCTCGCCGAACAGAGCCGGCGCAATCGCGCGCTCGCCATTCTGCCTGAAGGCTCCTAGGGAAGGCGGCGATGGCGACGATCGTTGCAGGCCTCGGATGCTCGCATGCGCCGTCGATTGCGCACGCCTACGACAGCGGCGCGGCGCGCGATGCGGGCTTCAAGCCGTTGTTCGAGGCGTTTGCGCGTGCAGCGCACTGGCTCGCCGATCGCCGCCCCGACGCACTGGTCGTGATCTACAATGACCACGTCGACAATTTCTTCTTCGACGCATGGCCGGCCTTTGCGATCGGCGTCGCCGAGCGCTACGAGATTGCCGACGAAGGATTCGGGCCGCGCCGCTTGCCGCCCGTGCCGGGCCACGCCGCCCTGGCGCGTCATCTGGCGGCGCGGCTGATCGCCGGCGGCTTCGACCTCGCCGCCGCGCATCGGATGGAGCTCGACCACGGCTTCCTGTCGCCGATGCCGCTCATCGACGAGGGCTGGCGCGTGCCGGTGGTGCCGATGACGATCAACGTGGTGCTCGAACCGCTGCCTACGCCCGCGCGCTGCTGGGCACTCGGCGCGGCGGTCGGCGCGGCGGTCGCGTCATATCCCGAGCCGCTGCGTGTCGCGGTGATCGGCACCGGGGGACTCTCGCATCAGCTCACCGGCGCGAACTTCGGCGCGGTCTTTCCGTATTGGGACCGCGAGTTTCTCGACCTCCTGGAGCGCGCGCCGCATAGCCTTGCGCACTACACGATGGCGGATTTCGCGCGGCTCGGCGGCGAGCATTCGGTCGAAGTCGTGCAGTGGCTGGCGATGCGCGCGGCGTTGCCGTCCGCGAGCACGATGGAGCTCAAGTACTACTATCCGTTCGGCCTCATGGGTTACGGCATCGCCGGCTTCCGTCCCGCCGCAGCCGACTAAGGGGGACGTCCCGATGACGGTCACAGACCGAGCGAAGCGCACTGGGAAATAGCGGCAGGAGGAGCGCGATGGGAATCCGCACGGGGAGGCAGTTCCTCGACTCCTTGCGCGACGAG encodes:
- a CDS encoding tRNA-dihydrouridine synthase, whose amino-acid sequence is MIDLTTDLGRVRLKNPLICASSEFTMSAEGIRAALRAGTSAVIAKSVNESPAAARQLDIAEYVLLDSKWRPAPWDAAPADASLFCRSGLVQMPLEQWIEIVARADQEARAHDAFVAGSITVADAAPAARIAAAMETAGLRWIELNLSAPHGREAARAAIRQVTAAKSVYDYVRQVRAATTVALTVKLSAQTADPLALAEQALRAGADMLVLMGRFQGFLPDIDTCRPLLGSAGAIGGRWALPLTLYWISKCYKALPAGVPLIATNGVRTGDDVIRALLSGARAVEIASAVLARGPQVFAEMLSAIEAWGERKGLARLAEIVGRAADASASYGALAPVARKGYPWDRFTRGG
- a CDS encoding helix-turn-helix domain-containing protein, whose protein sequence is MSAKRNDTKASAQSLQAAARIRPRGTGRGSTVAVVERLAAIFGLFTGGMPELHLRQVASALDLQRSTVHRYLNSLVRAGLLRQVRVSTYGLGPLLIQLGATAVGALRVVNLGEGYLNRLSEEAGETAVMSIWGGHGPVVVRSREPLGKLVQIRIAVGSALPLGSAQGQIFLAWHRDANAVRRLLDQLPPAARAELMREVETVRRRKVAISAHVVEGIRTVAVPVFDHETVAATLAFVGTTAAIAGDPNSGLAAALREAAAQLSHELGHAGAEERPAAAPPAQDNGGGATAPVTMGRA
- a CDS encoding class III extradiol dioxygenase family protein, whose protein sequence is MATIVAGLGCSHAPSIAHAYDSGAARDAGFKPLFEAFARAAHWLADRRPDALVVIYNDHVDNFFFDAWPAFAIGVAERYEIADEGFGPRRLPPVPGHAALARHLAARLIAGGFDLAAAHRMELDHGFLSPMPLIDEGWRVPVVPMTINVVLEPLPTPARCWALGAAVGAAVASYPEPLRVAVIGTGGLSHQLTGANFGAVFPYWDREFLDLLERAPHSLAHYTMADFARLGGEHSVEVVQWLAMRAALPSASTMELKYYYPFGLMGYGIAGFRPAAAD